The Myxococcus fulvus genome has a window encoding:
- a CDS encoding T9SS type A sorting domain-containing protein — translation MMLLRTALASLCLASLLTACGEPLPEDASGSLDTSVQELPPFPDPNEEEPGGGCGGCGGGSTPVTISTVQNTSPPVYINANIPLYPLAYGRPRDWCRQSSYVSMSYTSPLSPGGSLTFSGVVAPSTKVNIYIYDMLGNLVKTHQTHHSHDNCVIAHEQEVTNTYGLTAGTYLVYASYWFIGIYLNDGWYMNGGQGPLAYTNDYVGSFTIQ, via the coding sequence ATGATGCTGTTGCGTACGGCCCTTGCCTCGCTGTGCCTCGCCTCGCTGCTCACCGCCTGCGGAGAGCCCCTGCCGGAGGACGCGTCCGGTTCGCTCGACACGAGCGTGCAGGAGCTGCCGCCCTTCCCGGATCCCAATGAGGAGGAGCCGGGTGGTGGCTGCGGCGGTTGTGGCGGCGGCTCCACGCCCGTCACCATCAGCACGGTGCAGAACACCTCGCCGCCCGTCTACATCAACGCCAACATCCCCCTGTACCCGCTGGCCTACGGGCGCCCCAGGGACTGGTGCCGGCAGTCGAGCTACGTGTCGATGAGCTACACCAGCCCGCTGAGCCCGGGTGGCTCGCTCACCTTCAGCGGCGTCGTCGCGCCGAGCACCAAGGTGAACATCTACATCTACGACATGCTGGGCAACCTGGTGAAGACGCACCAGACGCACCACTCGCACGACAACTGCGTCATCGCGCACGAGCAGGAGGTCACCAACACGTACGGCCTGACGGCGGGCACCTACCTGGTCTACGCGTCGTACTGGTTCATCGGCATCTACCTGAACGACGGCTGGTACATGAACGGCGGCCAGGGCCCGCTGGCGTACACGAACGACTACGTGGGCTCGTTCACCATCCAGTGA
- a CDS encoding STAS domain-containing protein, which produces MSHTPFAPLSISPERIGRIIDVLSLISVGEFSAERTTIDIREQDELAALEETLNIFVRELASTRREHEEALTRLAASHRELEEKLATIDRQRDAIRDLSTPIIELWDDILTLPIVGVVDTQRAMEMTERLLHRVVQGKARCVIIDLTGVEVVDTMTANHFIKMVGSARLLGAYCVVTGISPVIAQTLVQIGVDLREVKTLGSLKEGLRDCFLHLNGRGAGAHR; this is translated from the coding sequence ATGAGCCACACCCCGTTCGCTCCGCTGTCCATCTCGCCCGAGCGCATCGGCCGCATCATCGACGTGCTGTCGCTCATCTCGGTGGGGGAGTTCTCCGCCGAGCGCACCACCATCGACATCCGCGAGCAGGACGAGCTGGCGGCGCTCGAGGAGACGCTCAACATCTTCGTGCGCGAGCTGGCCTCCACCCGCCGCGAGCACGAGGAGGCGCTCACGCGCCTGGCGGCGAGCCACCGGGAGCTGGAGGAGAAGCTGGCCACCATCGACCGTCAGCGCGACGCCATCCGGGACCTGTCCACGCCCATCATCGAGCTGTGGGACGACATCCTCACCCTGCCCATCGTCGGCGTGGTGGACACCCAGCGCGCCATGGAGATGACCGAGCGGCTCCTGCACCGCGTGGTCCAGGGCAAGGCCCGCTGCGTCATCATCGACCTCACCGGCGTGGAGGTGGTGGACACGATGACGGCCAACCACTTCATCAAGATGGTGGGCTCGGCGCGGCTGCTCGGCGCCTACTGCGTGGTGACGGGCATCAGCCCGGTGATTGCTCAGACGCTGGTCCAGATTGGCGTGGACCTGCGGGAGGTGAAGACGCTCGGCAGCCTCAAGGAAGGCCTGCGCGACTGCTTCCTGCACCTGAATGGCCGCGGCGCGGGCGCCCACCGCTGA
- a CDS encoding STAS domain-containing protein translates to MSHPESPPSSRDLSRIPIIPLWGQLIVPLQGDITDAQAAQLCSDVLRDIQRTGAKGMVVDISGLWLVDSHLCAVLARLAGSARLMGTRTVLCGMGADVALTLQSMGIQLDGVETALGLEEGLSLLGVRAVGARTEESEREEAQRLADEMLGLVAPASPRTVV, encoded by the coding sequence ATGAGCCACCCCGAATCCCCCCCGTCCTCGCGTGACCTGTCGCGCATCCCCATCATCCCGCTGTGGGGGCAGCTCATCGTCCCCCTGCAGGGCGACATCACCGACGCGCAGGCCGCGCAGCTCTGCTCGGACGTGCTGCGCGACATCCAGCGCACCGGCGCCAAGGGGATGGTGGTGGACATCTCCGGGCTGTGGCTGGTGGACAGCCACCTGTGCGCGGTGCTGGCGCGGCTGGCGGGCTCGGCCCGGTTGATGGGCACGCGCACGGTGTTGTGCGGCATGGGCGCGGACGTGGCGCTCACGCTGCAGAGCATGGGCATCCAACTGGACGGCGTGGAGACGGCGCTGGGGTTGGAGGAGGGCCTGTCGCTGCTCGGCGTCCGGGCGGTGGGCGCGCGCACGGAGGAGTCCGAGCGGGAGGAGGCGCAGCGGCTGGCCGACGAGATGCTCGGCCTCGTCGCTCCGGCGTCCCCGCGCACCGTCGTCTGA
- a CDS encoding SpoIIE family protein phosphatase: MAVRLSVAHLTRPKPGEVENGDGVVVRTDSGVTLLAVVDSLGHGPAAALATASATQCLTRMPLTSSVEELVAALHVALKHGRGSAVMLALFDGSVLHAGGVGNVELRTLGTRVPVLPTPGILGQSFRTLRTVSTPLLPKDRLVLFSDGLSFRLDLEQVRDQPPDAACAVLLERFGRATDDATVLVADVEPS, translated from the coding sequence GTGGCTGTGAGGCTCTCCGTCGCCCACCTGACCAGGCCCAAGCCGGGCGAAGTGGAGAACGGCGACGGCGTGGTGGTGCGCACCGATTCGGGCGTCACGCTGCTCGCCGTGGTGGACTCGCTGGGCCACGGCCCCGCGGCGGCCCTGGCGACGGCGTCCGCCACGCAGTGCCTGACGCGGATGCCGCTGACGTCCTCGGTGGAGGAGCTGGTCGCCGCGCTGCACGTGGCGCTCAAGCACGGCCGGGGCTCCGCGGTGATGCTGGCCCTGTTCGACGGGAGCGTCCTGCACGCGGGCGGCGTGGGCAACGTGGAGCTGCGCACGCTGGGCACCAGGGTGCCGGTGCTCCCCACGCCGGGCATCCTGGGCCAGTCGTTCCGGACGCTGCGCACCGTGTCCACGCCGCTGTTGCCCAAGGACCGGCTGGTCCTCTTCTCAGACGGGCTGAGCTTCCGCCTGGACCTGGAGCAGGTCCGCGACCAGCCCCCCGACGCGGCCTGCGCGGTGCTCCTGGAGCGCTTCGGCCGTGCCACCGATGACGCCACCGTGCTGGTGGCGGACGTGGAGCCTTCATGA
- a CDS encoding Ig-like domain-containing protein — protein sequence MKSLRWLHLLTCVVALGAHSAFAEADVFGLGEARDESLTVPANSSQVINHYAAVTGPVRKGDRELRVETLQGFAAGDLVMVLQSAAAGPVAALSLSTFTYGPREESPPGQWELARVSRAKDGVLLLARPVLNDFAFPGTQVIRVPEFQNVTIHPTGEVSARAWNGSSGGVVAFLVADTLHNNGVITASGAGPRSGSTSGGGVVFFRARKLTGAGRIEADARAWPWELEGLTQGGAGGSISARLVEGADCEALLARSAGSVLLQAASLRGCPVFVESDVSGAKAFAARAGDEGGATLVEHGLVIPQRPVITAPGEGANVKARSPRVTGTADPGATVHVKLGNTDQPTTPERELPAAVVSESGAFSIEVPGRLEDGLYAVTAHTEVEGLASPTSDPVYFSVEALLAPARPVIEVPVADAKVGVAGTGFSGTAETDSTVTVTVGTLEWEALTGADGRWSVPATTDLDDGTHTASVTATNEDNETGPAATVTFQVDTTPPGAPVISVPVASAQVGTAGTGFSGTAEAGSTVRVTVDGTTWTAVTAAGGTWSIAAQTTMTEGSRTASVTATDTFGNTSPPSTVTFTVDKTAPARPIITTPAANAQVGTAGTGFAGTAEANSTVTVTVGALTWNATTTAGGAWSVPVQTTIEEGSRTASVTARDAAGNVSSAATVIFTVDITAPARPVVTTPAAGSTVGTAGTGFSGTAEAGSTVTVTVSSESWTAVTTAGGAWSIPTQTTLPEGSQTASVTATDAFGNVSTVRTVTFTVNKTPAATPVISVPAEGAVVGPTGLTFSGTATATHQVRVSLDGNLVDTVTVPATGRWSVPANSTPAHGSHAVTAIATNAIGNTSATATRTFTVDATPPASPIVTTPTAGQVVGKSGTGFSGTAEAGSTVTVTVGGNTWTDTAAADGTWSVPTKTTIAEGSRTASVTATDTFGNVSAVTTVAFTVDTTNPARPVVATPVEGSTVGMPGTGFSGTAEPNSTVTVTVGSLTWTAPAAAAGGAWSVPVQTDIPAGSRVASVTATDVAGNVSSTATVNFTVNKTPASAPTITAPTTATPVGPTGLTVSGAATATNRVTVNLDGNLVDTVTVAANGRWSVSVNSTLSEGTHTLTAFATDGIGNTSSTVTRTFTVDATPPVKPVVTTPAPGTRVGRTGISFSGTAEVGSQVRVTVGSASWTDTAAAGGGAWSIPAQTTIADGNHTASITATDTAGNVSEATTVSFIIDTTPPGVPVVTTPTEGAVVGTAGTGFSGTADANSTVTVTVGTFTWSATTTAGGTWSIPVKTNIPDGAQSASVTASDSLGNVSTARTVHFTVNKTPAVAPTISAPANNSVVGPAGTPFTGTATLGNEVTVYLDDVLLGTATAAANGQWSVSFSGTLTEGTHKVTAVATNELGNSSSTTTSNFTVDLTPPPAPVIETPATGARVGTAGTGFSGTAVADTFVRVSVGSASWTTTTAANGRWSIAAQTSLSDGSRTASVTATDPAGNTSTATTVTFIVDTVPPAAPVIDTPTTGARVGPAGTGFSGTAELGTLVTVNVGALAWTAPTGADGRWSVATTTAIPDGAQTASVTATDETGNVSGATEVLFNVDTQKPARPLVEVPAEGAHVGPGGTGFSGTAEANSTVKVVVGALEWTTTAGSNTVWSISTKTDIPEGPRTASVTATDATGNVSDAREVHFTIDKTAPGEPVIVTPAAGARVGTAGTGFSGTAEVGSTVKVVVGALNWSATTNGDGEWTIAPVTTIADGNRTASVTATDAAGNVSAAVTRSFTVDTTAPAIPIIETPIGGAQIGVAGTGFSGTAEANSTVKVVVGALNWSTTAGPDTRWTISVQTNIPDGSRTASVTATDATGNVSSAAQVTFNVDTTKPDVPVIVTPASGARVGVAGTAFSGTAEPASRVEVVVGTLSWTATAGSDGQWTVPTKTNIPDGEHTAVVTATDALNNKSDPATRLFSVDTTPPAKPSITTPRADTVVGTAGTIIEGEAEAGSTVVVTINGVAAPAVQAGASRIWTLPTQVFTTSGIYNLSVTATDATGNKSEATVDTFRVDVTPPNAPVILLPNSGVLVGSAGVDFSGTAEAGSTVELFIEGNVRINARVVAGANGTWVMTKVTALPGGEHTVTAKATDAAGNISPASNGIDLEVDITPPNRPSITYPVDGTAITSARPTITGTGDVGTTIILSIDGDERGGVLTTTVGESGTWSFTSPTLSQGLHDLQARARDTAANLSEPSVPVRFTVDSGFNPPLLVTSPKEGDVLTLPRPRFIGTSEPNSTVSITLDGKPLATVTADALNNWSYEPVEPLANGVHEFTVEARDAAGNTSRMALRRFTLDLEDPTPPVLSSPAPGALLRSRRPLIRGTAQPQCRLTVHLNDQPQTPTITVNGAGEWSFTPTADLTEGAYTVTADCLDAFDRRGEKAEARTFTVDATAPGAPLIITPTEGSILGRSFDTITGTAEAGTTLTAELNGLVVGNAMANDRGEWTLVVDKATVHGDQALRVYSVDAAGNTGTRSDPRLFRLDFIPPVTTLTGGPTGTSTLANVTFTLDTSEDVAGFRCSVDGKDPEPCDKELTLRNLAEGDHTLDVWATDFAGNVEVAPAHRAWHTIRPSLVEGGGVGCASTGGSPLDVFGWLLCVAAPGLVAMFRRRR from the coding sequence ATGAAATCACTGAGATGGTTGCACCTGCTGACCTGCGTCGTGGCGTTGGGCGCGCACTCCGCGTTCGCCGAGGCGGATGTCTTCGGCCTGGGCGAGGCGCGTGACGAATCCCTCACGGTCCCCGCCAACTCGAGTCAGGTCATCAATCACTACGCGGCGGTGACGGGCCCGGTGCGCAAGGGCGACCGCGAGCTGCGCGTGGAGACGCTCCAGGGCTTCGCGGCCGGAGACCTGGTGATGGTGTTGCAGAGCGCGGCCGCGGGTCCCGTGGCCGCCCTGTCGCTCTCCACCTTCACGTACGGCCCGCGCGAGGAGAGCCCGCCAGGCCAGTGGGAGCTGGCGCGGGTGTCGCGCGCGAAGGACGGCGTGCTGCTGCTCGCGCGTCCGGTGCTCAATGACTTCGCCTTCCCGGGCACGCAGGTCATCCGCGTGCCCGAGTTCCAGAACGTCACCATCCACCCCACGGGGGAAGTGAGCGCGCGCGCCTGGAATGGTTCGTCCGGCGGCGTGGTGGCCTTCCTCGTCGCGGACACGCTGCACAACAACGGCGTCATCACCGCGAGCGGCGCGGGCCCGCGGAGCGGCTCGACGAGCGGCGGCGGCGTGGTCTTCTTCCGCGCGCGCAAGCTCACTGGCGCCGGTCGCATCGAGGCCGACGCGCGGGCCTGGCCGTGGGAGCTGGAGGGGCTCACCCAGGGCGGCGCGGGCGGCAGCATCTCCGCGCGGCTGGTGGAGGGCGCGGACTGCGAGGCGCTGCTGGCGAGGAGCGCGGGCAGCGTGCTGCTGCAGGCCGCGAGCCTCCGGGGCTGCCCGGTGTTCGTGGAGTCGGACGTCTCGGGCGCCAAGGCCTTCGCGGCGCGAGCCGGCGATGAAGGTGGCGCGACGCTCGTGGAGCACGGGCTCGTCATCCCGCAGCGTCCGGTCATCACCGCTCCGGGAGAAGGCGCCAACGTGAAGGCCCGGTCCCCGCGCGTCACGGGCACGGCGGACCCGGGCGCCACCGTCCACGTGAAGCTGGGCAACACCGACCAGCCCACCACGCCCGAGCGCGAGTTGCCCGCCGCGGTGGTGAGCGAGTCCGGCGCGTTCTCCATCGAGGTGCCCGGCCGCCTGGAGGATGGCCTGTACGCCGTCACGGCGCACACGGAGGTCGAGGGACTCGCGAGCCCCACGAGCGACCCGGTCTACTTCTCCGTGGAGGCGCTGCTCGCCCCCGCGCGTCCCGTCATCGAGGTTCCCGTGGCGGACGCGAAGGTGGGCGTGGCCGGCACGGGCTTCTCCGGCACCGCGGAGACGGACAGTACGGTGACCGTCACGGTCGGCACGCTCGAGTGGGAGGCCCTCACGGGCGCGGATGGCCGGTGGTCGGTTCCGGCGACGACGGACCTCGATGATGGCACGCACACCGCCTCCGTCACGGCCACGAACGAAGACAACGAGACCGGGCCGGCCGCGACCGTCACCTTCCAGGTCGATACGACGCCGCCGGGCGCGCCCGTCATCTCCGTCCCGGTCGCGAGCGCCCAGGTGGGCACCGCCGGCACGGGCTTCTCCGGCACCGCCGAGGCGGGCAGCACGGTGAGGGTCACCGTCGACGGCACCACGTGGACCGCCGTCACAGCCGCGGGGGGCACCTGGTCCATTGCCGCCCAGACGACCATGACGGAGGGCAGCCGCACCGCCTCCGTCACCGCCACCGACACGTTCGGCAACACCAGTCCGCCCTCGACCGTCACCTTCACCGTCGACAAGACGGCGCCGGCCCGGCCCATCATCACCACGCCCGCGGCGAACGCCCAGGTGGGCACGGCCGGCACGGGCTTTGCCGGCACCGCCGAGGCGAACAGCACGGTCACCGTCACGGTCGGTGCCCTCACGTGGAACGCCACGACGACCGCGGGAGGCGCCTGGTCGGTTCCCGTGCAGACGACCATCGAGGAGGGAAGCCGCACCGCCTCCGTCACCGCCAGGGACGCCGCGGGCAACGTCAGCTCCGCGGCGACGGTCATCTTCACCGTCGACATCACGGCTCCGGCGCGGCCCGTCGTCACGACCCCCGCGGCGGGCTCCACCGTGGGCACGGCCGGCACGGGCTTCTCCGGCACCGCCGAGGCGGGCAGCACGGTGACCGTCACAGTCAGCAGCGAGTCGTGGACGGCCGTCACCACCGCTGGTGGCGCCTGGTCCATCCCCACGCAGACGACCCTTCCGGAGGGCAGCCAGACCGCCTCCGTCACCGCCACGGACGCGTTCGGCAACGTCAGCACCGTGAGGACGGTCACCTTCACCGTCAACAAGACGCCCGCCGCCACGCCGGTCATCAGCGTGCCCGCCGAGGGCGCCGTCGTCGGCCCGACGGGGCTGACCTTCTCGGGGACGGCCACCGCCACGCATCAGGTGCGGGTGAGCCTGGACGGCAACCTGGTCGACACCGTCACGGTGCCCGCCACCGGACGCTGGAGCGTGCCGGCCAACAGCACGCCCGCCCACGGAAGCCACGCCGTCACGGCCATCGCCACCAACGCCATCGGCAACACCAGCGCCACCGCCACGCGCACCTTCACCGTCGACGCGACGCCTCCGGCGAGCCCCATCGTCACCACGCCCACCGCGGGCCAGGTGGTGGGCAAGAGCGGCACGGGCTTCTCCGGCACCGCCGAGGCGGGCAGCACGGTGACCGTCACGGTCGGCGGCAACACCTGGACGGACACGGCCGCCGCCGATGGCACCTGGTCCGTTCCGACGAAGACGACCATCGCGGAGGGAAGCCGCACCGCCTCCGTCACCGCCACCGACACGTTCGGCAACGTCAGCGCGGTGACGACGGTCGCGTTCACTGTCGACACCACGAATCCGGCGAGGCCCGTCGTCGCGACGCCCGTGGAAGGCTCCACCGTGGGCATGCCCGGCACGGGCTTCTCCGGCACCGCCGAGCCGAACAGCACGGTGACCGTCACGGTCGGCTCCCTCACGTGGACGGCCCCGGCCGCCGCCGCGGGGGGCGCCTGGTCTGTCCCCGTCCAGACGGACATCCCCGCGGGGTCCCGCGTCGCGTCCGTCACCGCCACCGACGTCGCGGGCAACGTCAGCTCCACGGCGACGGTCAACTTCACCGTCAACAAGACGCCCGCCAGCGCGCCCACCATCACCGCGCCCACCACCGCGACGCCGGTGGGCCCGACGGGGCTGACCGTTTCGGGGGCGGCCACCGCCACCAACCGCGTGACGGTGAACCTGGACGGCAACCTGGTCGACACCGTCACCGTGGCGGCCAACGGGCGCTGGAGCGTGTCCGTCAACAGCACGCTCAGCGAGGGCACGCACACCCTCACCGCCTTCGCCACGGATGGGATTGGCAACACCAGCTCCACCGTCACGCGCACCTTCACCGTCGACGCGACGCCGCCAGTGAAGCCCGTCGTCACGACGCCTGCCCCGGGGACCCGGGTGGGAAGGACCGGCATCAGCTTCTCCGGCACCGCGGAAGTCGGAAGCCAGGTGCGGGTCACCGTCGGCAGCGCGTCGTGGACGGACACGGCCGCCGCGGGCGGCGGAGCCTGGTCCATCCCCGCGCAGACGACCATCGCGGACGGCAACCACACCGCCTCCATCACCGCCACGGACACCGCCGGCAACGTCAGCGAGGCGACGACGGTCAGCTTCATCATCGACACCACGCCTCCCGGCGTGCCCGTCGTCACGACGCCGACCGAAGGCGCCGTGGTGGGCACCGCCGGCACGGGCTTCTCCGGCACCGCGGACGCCAACAGCACCGTGACCGTCACGGTGGGCACCTTCACGTGGAGCGCCACGACGACCGCGGGTGGCACCTGGTCCATCCCGGTGAAGACGAACATCCCCGACGGCGCGCAGAGCGCGTCCGTCACCGCCTCGGACAGCCTCGGCAACGTCAGCACCGCGAGGACGGTCCACTTCACCGTCAACAAGACGCCCGCCGTCGCGCCCACCATCAGCGCCCCCGCCAACAACTCCGTGGTGGGCCCGGCCGGAACCCCGTTCACGGGGACGGCCACGCTGGGCAACGAGGTGACGGTCTACCTGGACGACGTGCTGCTCGGCACCGCCACGGCGGCGGCCAACGGACAGTGGTCGGTGAGCTTCAGCGGAACCCTCACGGAGGGAACGCACAAGGTCACCGCCGTCGCCACCAACGAGCTGGGCAACAGCAGCTCCACCACCACGTCGAACTTCACGGTCGACCTGACGCCTCCGCCCGCTCCAGTCATCGAGACGCCCGCCACGGGCGCTCGCGTGGGCACGGCCGGCACGGGCTTCTCCGGCACCGCGGTCGCGGACACCTTCGTGAGGGTCTCCGTCGGCAGCGCCTCGTGGACGACCACCACGGCCGCCAACGGCCGCTGGTCCATCGCCGCGCAGACGAGCCTCTCGGATGGCAGCCGCACCGCCTCCGTCACCGCCACGGACCCCGCGGGCAACACCAGCACGGCCACGACGGTGACGTTCATCGTCGACACGGTGCCTCCGGCCGCGCCGGTCATCGACACGCCCACCACCGGCGCCCGGGTGGGCCCGGCGGGCACGGGCTTCTCCGGCACTGCCGAGCTGGGCACCCTGGTGACGGTCAACGTCGGCGCGCTCGCCTGGACGGCCCCGACGGGCGCGGATGGCCGCTGGAGCGTCGCGACGACGACGGCCATCCCGGATGGCGCGCAGACGGCCTCCGTCACCGCCACCGACGAGACCGGCAACGTCAGCGGCGCCACGGAGGTCCTCTTCAACGTCGACACCCAGAAGCCCGCGCGGCCCCTGGTGGAGGTCCCCGCCGAGGGCGCCCACGTGGGTCCCGGGGGCACGGGCTTCTCCGGCACCGCCGAGGCGAACAGCACGGTGAAGGTCGTCGTGGGCGCGCTCGAGTGGACGACCACGGCCGGCAGCAACACCGTCTGGTCCATCTCGACGAAGACGGACATCCCCGAGGGCCCTCGCACCGCCTCCGTCACCGCCACCGATGCCACCGGCAACGTCAGCGACGCGCGTGAGGTCCACTTCACCATCGACAAGACGGCGCCGGGCGAGCCGGTCATCGTGACGCCCGCCGCGGGCGCTCGCGTGGGCACGGCCGGCACGGGCTTCTCCGGCACCGCCGAGGTGGGCAGCACGGTGAAGGTCGTCGTGGGCGCGCTCAACTGGAGCGCCACGACCAATGGGGATGGCGAGTGGACCATCGCGCCGGTGACGACCATCGCCGACGGCAACCGCACCGCATCCGTCACCGCCACCGACGCCGCGGGCAACGTCAGCGCCGCCGTGACGCGCTCCTTCACCGTCGACACGACGGCGCCCGCCATCCCCATCATCGAGACGCCCATCGGAGGCGCCCAGATTGGCGTCGCCGGCACGGGCTTCTCCGGCACCGCCGAAGCGAACAGCACGGTGAAGGTCGTCGTGGGCGCGCTCAACTGGAGCACCACCGCGGGACCCGACACCCGGTGGACCATCTCCGTGCAGACGAACATCCCGGATGGCAGCCGCACCGCCTCCGTCACCGCCACCGACGCCACCGGCAACGTCAGCAGCGCCGCCCAGGTCACGTTCAACGTGGACACGACGAAGCCCGACGTGCCCGTCATCGTGACGCCCGCCAGCGGAGCCCGCGTGGGCGTCGCCGGCACGGCCTTCAGCGGCACCGCCGAGCCGGCGAGCCGGGTGGAGGTCGTCGTGGGCACGCTGTCGTGGACGGCCACGGCCGGCTCCGACGGACAGTGGACGGTTCCGACGAAGACGAACATCCCGGATGGCGAGCACACCGCGGTGGTCACCGCCACCGACGCGCTCAACAACAAGAGCGACCCGGCGACGCGCCTCTTCTCCGTGGACACCACGCCTCCGGCGAAGCCCAGCATCACCACTCCCAGGGCCGACACCGTCGTGGGGACCGCGGGCACCATCATCGAGGGCGAGGCGGAGGCCGGAAGCACGGTGGTCGTCACCATCAACGGCGTCGCGGCCCCCGCCGTCCAGGCCGGCGCCAGCCGCATCTGGACCCTGCCCACGCAGGTCTTCACCACCAGCGGCATCTACAACCTGAGCGTCACCGCCACCGACGCCACGGGGAACAAGAGCGAGGCCACCGTCGACACGTTCCGGGTGGACGTCACCCCTCCGAACGCGCCCGTCATCCTGCTGCCGAACTCCGGCGTCCTGGTGGGCAGCGCGGGCGTGGACTTCTCCGGGACGGCCGAGGCGGGCAGCACCGTGGAGCTCTTCATCGAGGGCAACGTCCGCATCAACGCCCGGGTGGTCGCGGGCGCCAACGGGACGTGGGTCATGACCAAGGTCACCGCCCTCCCCGGCGGCGAGCACACCGTGACGGCCAAGGCGACGGACGCCGCGGGCAACATCAGCCCCGCCTCCAATGGCATCGACCTGGAGGTCGACATCACGCCGCCCAACCGCCCCAGCATCACCTATCCCGTGGATGGGACGGCCATCACCTCCGCGCGCCCCACCATCACCGGCACGGGTGACGTGGGCACCACCATCATCCTCTCCATCGACGGAGACGAGCGCGGCGGCGTGCTGACCACGACGGTGGGAGAGAGCGGGACCTGGTCCTTCACCTCGCCCACGCTGTCGCAGGGTCTCCACGACCTCCAGGCGAGGGCGCGGGACACGGCGGCGAACCTGAGCGAGCCGTCCGTCCCGGTCCGCTTCACGGTGGACTCCGGCTTCAACCCTCCGCTGCTCGTCACGTCGCCCAAGGAGGGGGATGTCCTCACGCTCCCCAGGCCGCGGTTCATCGGAACCTCGGAGCCCAACAGCACCGTCTCCATCACCCTGGACGGCAAGCCGCTCGCGACCGTCACCGCGGACGCGTTGAACAACTGGAGCTACGAGCCCGTGGAGCCCCTGGCCAACGGCGTCCACGAGTTCACCGTGGAGGCGAGGGACGCCGCGGGCAACACGTCGCGGATGGCCCTGCGCAGGTTCACCCTGGACCTGGAGGACCCCACGCCCCCGGTGCTGTCGTCGCCGGCGCCGGGCGCGCTCTTGCGCTCCCGCAGGCCCTTGATTCGCGGCACGGCCCAGCCCCAGTGCCGGCTCACCGTCCACCTGAACGACCAACCCCAGACGCCGACCATCACCGTCAACGGCGCGGGTGAGTGGTCCTTCACGCCCACCGCCGACCTGACCGAGGGCGCGTACACCGTCACCGCGGACTGCCTGGATGCGTTCGACCGGCGCGGAGAGAAGGCCGAGGCGCGCACCTTCACGGTGGACGCCACCGCGCCGGGAGCGCCGCTCATCATCACCCCGACGGAGGGCAGCATCCTCGGCAGGAGCTTCGACACGATTACCGGCACGGCCGAGGCGGGCACGACGCTCACCGCGGAGCTCAACGGCCTGGTGGTGGGCAACGCCATGGCCAATGATCGCGGCGAGTGGACGCTCGTCGTGGACAAGGCCACGGTGCACGGCGACCAGGCCCTGCGCGTGTACTCGGTGGACGCCGCGGGCAACACGGGCACCCGCTCCGACCCGCGCCTGTTCCGGCTGGACTTCATCCCCCCCGTGACGACGTTGACTGGAGGCCCCACGGGCACCAGCACGCTCGCCAACGTCACCTTCACCCTGGACACCTCCGAGGACGTCGCCGGCTTCCGGTGCTCGGTGGACGGCAAGGACCCGGAGCCCTGCGACAAGGAGCTCACGCTGCGCAACCTGGCGGAGGGAGACCACACGCTGGACGTCTGGGCGACGGACTTCGCGGGCAACGTGGAGGTGGCTCCCGCCCATCGCGCCTGGCACACCATCCGCCCCAGTCTGGTGGAGGGCGGCGGCGTGGGCTGCGCGTCGACGGGCGGCAGTCCCCTGGATGTGTTCGGGTGGCTGTTGTGCGTCGCGGCGCCGGGCCTGGTGGCGATGTTCCGCCGCCGGCGCTGA
- a CDS encoding ATP-binding protein, which translates to MVSRGGTSSQLLGVLQHFMSETAARLVLRGTLEPMRLSADTLGSAELPRVIEALEPATRHFVDPSRRPDLSARLKALLATSTVPSGLGLREPLSASSAPVEARPTTYQVRTEADASQARLAARAVCEAMGGRGYECQKVATAVSELARNQVSYAGGGTIQLIPVQTPRKLLRVRAEDQGKGIPELERVLSGTYRSKTGMGLGILGVKRLADRFEVKTGPAGTQVEFEVWL; encoded by the coding sequence GTGGTGAGTCGTGGTGGGACCAGTTCGCAGCTGCTCGGTGTGCTCCAGCACTTCATGTCGGAGACCGCCGCGAGGCTCGTGCTCAGAGGGACGCTGGAGCCGATGCGGTTGAGCGCGGACACGCTGGGCTCGGCGGAGCTGCCCCGGGTCATCGAGGCGCTGGAGCCGGCCACGCGGCACTTCGTGGACCCGTCGCGACGGCCGGACCTGTCCGCGCGGCTCAAGGCGCTGCTGGCGACGTCCACCGTGCCCAGCGGCCTGGGCCTGCGCGAGCCGTTGTCCGCGTCCAGCGCTCCGGTGGAGGCGCGGCCCACGACGTATCAGGTGCGCACGGAGGCGGACGCCAGCCAGGCGCGGCTCGCGGCGCGCGCCGTGTGTGAGGCCATGGGCGGCCGCGGCTACGAGTGCCAGAAGGTCGCGACGGCGGTGAGCGAGCTGGCGCGCAACCAAGTCTCCTATGCCGGCGGCGGCACCATCCAGCTCATCCCCGTGCAGACGCCGCGCAAGCTGTTGCGCGTGCGCGCCGAGGACCAGGGCAAGGGCATCCCCGAGCTGGAGCGCGTGCTGTCCGGCACCTACCGCAGCAAGACGGGCATGGGCCTGGGCATCCTGGGCGTCAAGCGGCTGGCGGACAGGTTCGAGGTGAAGACGGGCCCCGCCGGCACCCAGGTGGAGTTCGAGGTGTGGCTGTGA